The following DNA comes from Bacteroidales bacterium.
TATTTCATCATATTCTGCATTTGTGCTTTCGCTTATCTGATCGGGTGGACTTTTATGAAAATGCTGGTTCCCAAAATGAAGATCATAACCGTATCACTATGAAAAAATTCCTCGACGAAAATTTCCTGCTTGAAACGGAAACTGCTGAATACCTTTATCATCAATATGCAGCGTCACTTCCGATAATCGATTACCATTGCCACCTTTCACCAAAACAGATTTCAGAAAACAGGAATTTCGAAAATATTACCCAATCCTGGCTTTACGGCGATCATTATAAATGGCGTGCCATGCGTACCAACGGGGTAGACGAGCGCTATTGCTCAGGGGAGGCAACCGACAGGGAAAAATTTGATAAATGGGCTGAAACAGTTCCGTATACAATGCGGAACCCGCTTTATCACTGGACTCACCTCGAACTTCAGCGGTACTTTGAAATTAAAGAATTACTGAGTCCGCTCACAGCTGACAGTATCTATAACAGGACAGCTGAAATGCTCAGCCATCCCGATTATTCGCCTGTTGGCCTTATCCGCAAAATGAAGGTTGAAGTGGTTTGCACCACTGATGATCCGATTGATTCACTTGAATACCACGGAAAGGTAAAAGCCTCTCATCCTGAAATATCAATGATTCCCGCCTGGAGACCGGATAAATTGCTGAATATTGATAATGGAGGACCATTCAATGATTACATCCGGAACCTTGAATCGTTAACAGCAATAGCAATCACTGGTTTCGACACCTTGCTGGAAGCCATGGACAAGAGGCATGAATTCTTTCACTCGTCAGGGTGCAGGCTTTCTGATCACGGTCTTGAAACATTTTACACGGAACCGTACACACATTCCGAATTGAATGTCATTCTCGGCAAAGCAAGGCAGGGATTGAAAATCTCAAATGAGGAATCCTTAAAATTTAAATCTGCACTGCTGTATGAAATGGCTGTAATGGATCACAAAAGGGGATGGGCACAGCAGTTTCACATTGGTGCCATGCGCAACAATAACACCCGCATGTTGAAAACCATTGGTCCCGATGGAGGATTTGATTCGATAGGCGATTACAGGTATGCATCCGCCATGTCGGCTTTCCTCGACAGGCTTAATCTTGAAAACAAACTTACAAAGACCATACTGTATAATCTCAATCCTGCAGACAATGAAATCATAGCCACCATGGCCGGTAATTTCCAGGATGGAAGTTTCCCGGGTAAGATACAGTTCGGCGCTGCCTGGTGGTTCCTCGATCAGAAAGAAGGAATTGAAAAGCAACTTAACGCCCTCTCAAACCTGGGACTTTTAAGCCGGTTTGTCGGTATGCTCACCGATTCCCGGAGCCTGTTGTCGTATCCGAGGCACGAATATTTCAGGCGCATCCTGTGCAACCTGATCGGCCGTGATGTTGAAAAAGGTGAACTGCCTGATGATAAGGCATGGCTTGGCAAAATAATCGAAGACGTTTGTTACAGGAATGCTAAGAATTACTTTAATTTTAAGAAAGAAAAATCCTGACATCCTCGGAGACCTGTCAGCGTTTTTTCTTTCTTTAACCCGAAAGACAACTAAAATAACTCATATGACCAACACGAATAATTCCCGCCGTGATTTTATAAAGAAAGCCGGACTCGGTGCATCCGCCCTGGCAATCGGAGGCATCGGATTCCCAGCATCTTCTTATGCAAGGATTGTAGGAGCCAACGAAAGAATGAATTTTGCAATGATTGGCTGTTACAGGCGCTTCAATGCTTACATGGATTCGTTGCCCAAACTCACCGATGACATCAATGTAGTGTATGTGTGCGATGTGGACAAAATCAGAATGGCAGATGCCCAGGCAAAAGTTTCAGAGAAAATGGGCTATAAACCAGATGCAGAGGAAGATTTGCGAAATATCCTTGAGGATAAAAAGGTAGATGCAGTTGTTATTGCCATTCCCGATCACTGGCACGCGCCTGCCACCTTTATGGCCGTGAAAGCCGGTAAGCATGTATATCTTGAAAAACCATGTTCTCATAATCCGCGTGAAGGCGAATTGCTTGTTGATTTTCAGAAAAAGTACAACAGGGTAATCCAGATGGGCTCACAGCAACGTTCTGCTATTGAAACCCGCGAGATCATAAGCGAAATTCACAAGGGATTGCTGGGTGAAACCTACATGGGTCTGGCGTTCTATTCAAACAGCAGGGGAAAGGTTCCCAATCCGCTGCCTGTCAATCCTCCTCCTACTCTCAATTGGGAGTTGTTCCAGGGACCGGCTCCGAGAGCGCAGTATATGGATGTGTATTTCGATTATAACTGGCACTGGTTCTGGCAATACGGAACAGGTGAAACCGGAAACAATGCCGTTCATGAACTGGATATTTGCCGGTGGGCACTGGAACTCGACTTTCCGAAACGGGTATCCGTAATTGCAGGAAAACAGCATTACCGTGATGACGGCTGGACGATGTACGATACAATGGATGCCTCATTTATATTTCCGAACGGCAAAGTCATTAAGTGGGACGGTAAAAGCAGGTCGAATTACCAGACTTATGGCATGGACCGGGGAAGCATTATTTATGGTTCGCAGGGCACTGCCGTTTTAAACAGGAATGGATATAAAGTTTTCGACCTGGGAGGGAAACTGCTGCTAGAAAGAAAGTCGGAAGAGGTGGCACAGACAACCCAGCCAGGCGGCGCAGGGGGAATGGACGGCCTTCATATTATGAATTTTGTAAATACGATCAGGGGCACTGCTCCCCAGCAAAACCAGCCCATTACTGAAGGAGCGAAAAGCACGCTGCTCGGTCACCTGGCCAATATATCGTACAGGGTGAATGCCCCGCTTGAGCTTAATGAAACCAACGGGCATATCCTGAACAATTCCGAAGCCATGAAGTTATGGGAAAGACAATATGAAAAAGGATGGGAACCGAAATTATAATCCTCAGTTTATGAATTCACGCAGAAATTTTATACGTAATGCCTCATTGTTAACGGCCTTCGCTTTTATTCCTTCATCTGCATTTTCTGTTACCGGAAAACGCGGGCCCAATGATTTGATCCGGGTGGGATTGATAGGTGTGAACGGTATGGGTTTTAATGATCTGACCTCATTTCTTAAAAATCCGGAAGTAGACCTTATCGCCATGTGCGATGTGGACAAAAACCTTCTTGAAAAGCGCGTTGTTGATCTTAAAGACCAGGGAATAACCAAATTTCCGAAAAGGTATTTCGATTACAGGAAAATGCTCGAAAACAAGGATATTGATGTGGTGATCATTGGAACGCCCGATCATTGGCATTGCCTGCAGTTTGTAGATGCGCTTTCTGCCGGAAAGCATGTATATGTCGAAAAGCCCCTGGGAAATTCAATTGCAGAGATCAACGCCATGAAAAAAGCGGTTGAGAAATACGGCAAAATGGTACAGGTAGGCCAGTGGCAAAGAAGTCAGCCTCATTTTGTGGATGCCGTCAGTTTTCTGCGTTCCGGAAAGCTCGGAAGGATAAGAACCTGTAAGGCATGGTCATATGTCGACTGGAAGGGACCAGTTCCTAAAATCCCGAACGAACCTGTTCCTGATGGAGTTGATTATGAAATGTGGCTGGGCCCAGCTCCCTTGAGGCCTTTCAACCGCAACCGCTTTCACTTCACATGGCGGTGGTATTGGGAATATGCAGGGGGCCTGATGACCGACTGGGGCGTTCATCTTATCGACTACATTTTATATGGTATGAATAAGCCGCTTCCTCTGTCAGTTATGGCATCGGGAGGAAAGTATGCATACCCTGAGGATGATATGGTGACACCGGATACACTGACAGCCGTTTATGATTTCGGTGATTTTACTATGATCTGGGAGCATACCATCGGTATCGGCCTGGGTAACTGGAAAAGGCCACACGGCATGTCATATATAGGAGAGAACGGAACACTTGTGCTCGACAGGAACGGTTGGGAGGTGTTCCCTGAAAAGGACAGGATGGAGGCAGTTCCTTTGCAGAAGAATGAAGGTATAGGCCTCGATCTTCATGTAAGGAATTTCATTGACTGTTTGCAGAATAATACCCCTCAGAAATTGAATGCCGGTATTGATATCGGTAAAAATGTGGCTCTGGTGGCTCAAATGGGGAACATTGCCTATCGCACCGGTGAAAAAATTTACTGGAAACAGGATTCACAGACATTCAATTCGGCATCAGCCAACAAATTCATTACGCCTGAATATCAGAACGGATGGAAATTTCCTCAGAGTTAGCCTATGAAAATTGATAAATATTCTTTCGGTACCGGTGACCGTTTCGGAAAAGAAGGTACGGCACAGCTAGATGCCATAAGAGAAATGAACACCCTTGGTATTCCTGTGGTTCCTGTGTGGAATAAATCGAACCGCGAACATTCCATTATCGGTTCGGTGCCGGCCGAAGTAAGGGATGAAGCCCAACGGGCAGTCAGGTCCGCGGGGTATACCGGCAATTACTTTGTGGATGCAGATCACATTAATCTTGAAACGGTTGACCGGTTTATTTCTTCATCCGATTTTTTCACCATTGACGTGGCTCATTTTATAGGCAAGAAAGCTTCGGAAGATGAGGTAGCCGATTTTGTTTCGCACCATGGAAAATACAGGAAACTGGCAATTCCCGGAATCCCGGATGGGCCCGAAATCAGGGAGGATTTTCTGAAGAAGCTTGCAGAGAATTACCTGGTGGCACTTCATGAAGTAAAAAAAATCTATGATCGAATTATTACTGCCAAAGGGCCGGGCACATTTATTACGGAAGTTTCCGTTGATGAGGCTGAAATGGTTCAGGGACCGGTTGAATTGTTCTTCATCCTGGCTGAATTGAAACACCTGGATGTGGAGGTTCAGACAATTGCCCCGAAATTCTCTGGATTGTTTGCCAAAGGAATTGATTACATCGGGGACACAAGCGCTTTTTCAGATGAGTTTGAGAATGATGTGGCTGTTGTTAAGTTTGCCATCAGCGAACTGGGACTGGCTGACAGTTTGAAGTTAAGTGTGCACAGCGGAAGCGACAAGTTTTCGATATATCCGTCAATTAAAAAGGCCATTCAGAAATTTGATACCGGGATTCATGTAAAAACGGCCGGTACTACCTGGCTTGAAGAAGTGATCGGACTGGCAGAAGCAGGGAAAAACGGTCTGGCCATGGCAAAGGAAATATATGCGAAATCCTTTGAGCGCTTTGATGAGCTCGCCGGTCCCTATGCCACAGTTCTGAAAATCGACCGGTCAGAACTTCCGTCGCCGACTGAAGTAGATACCTGGAGCAGCATTCATTTTGCCGATGCATTGACACATGACACCCGTTGTTCGGCGTATAACCCGCATTTCAGGCAGCTGATCCATGTGGGGTATAAAATTGCTGCGGAAATGGGACAATCATTCCGTGACGCCCTCGACGAACATCATGAAATTATTGCATCCAGGGTAAAGCACAACCTGCTTGAAAAACACCTGAAGAGGCTGTTTCTGTAGCTTTTTAGCTTTTAAGCAGGTTAGCATTTTAGTAGATTCAACCTATAGCCTATAGCCTATAGCCTATAGCCTATAGCCTTGTTTATGCCAGGAACTCTTCGGGAACATCGCCGATGCGGCTTATATTCCTGATTTTTTCCTTAACATCAAATCCTGCGCTGCAAACCACGCTGCAATTATCACATTCTCCGCAGGCATCTGCGCCTGCTGCCATGTCAAAAGTCTGGCGGGCATGATGCATGTTCCTGTAACCGTAAGCATACATATAACTCCGCATCAGTGTGGGTATGTCGACGTTTTGTTTACACTGATCCCTGCAGTCCTGGCATTGCAGGCAGAACAGTCCCGGTTCACCTGCTGAAGCCAACCTGAGGTCCTTAAGTTCCTGGTCTGTCATGTTCAGATCTTTTAACAGGGCAAGATTGGCCTGCAGCTCATCAAAAGTTGTCATGCCCGACATAACGGTATGCATATTCGGATTCTTCAAAACCCATTTAAGGGCGGCCTGGGAGTTGATTGGTTGAGTGCGTCCGCTGTCCCAGTATCCTCCAGCCATGCTTTTCATAACAATAAAGCCTAATCCGGCTTTGGCACCGTAATCAATGGCGTCTTTCACTGCCTGTGCCTCATTCATCCTGAAATTGTATGCCATCATCACCACATCGTAAATACCGGTATCAGCCGCAGCTGTTACGGCCTGGTCGGAGAAGCTGTGGGTAGCAATACCTATGTAACGGGCCTTTCCAGATTTTTTGAAATCCTCCATGGTTCGGAGCAACGGCTCAAAAAACACGGATTCTTTTTTTGCTGCAAAAGGAAGGAAAAGAATATCGAGGTAATCCACATTCAGTCGCTTCATGCTGGCTTCGATGTCAGCTTTGAACGCTTCACCGGCAGAAGGGTCGGTAAAAAGGCCATTCTGGTGATCGGTTCCCTTTGGCATGGAACTGGTTGCCACCATGAATGAATCTCTGGGAAGGCCTTTAAACACCTGGCCGAGCATGGCTTCATTATTGCCGTTTCCATAGTATGTGGATGTGCCGAACAGTTTAACTCCGCTTTCAAGGACGCTTTTCACGAGGGCAGGATTGTTTGTGTCGCCTGTTCCCATGCTGAGAACCGGTATTTTTAAACCGGTTTTTCCAAGTGTTCTTACCGGGAGTTCTTCCTTTAATCTAAAGTTGGTTCCTTGTGCTGCGGAAGGTATCAGTGCAGCACCCGATAAGCCGATGAGGCTTTTTTTAATAAAATCTCTGCGGTGGTTCATAATAGGTTTATTAGTGGGTATATTTATTTATATTTCCTTGCTATCTCAAGCACATAATTGCAGATAGTGGTGATCTGCCCGAAGTCACCTTTTTCAAGCCAGCCTTTTTTAATGAGCTGTGAACCCATTCCCACACAGGCAGCACCGGCTTTAAACCAGGCGCCCAAGCTTTCTTCGGTAGGCTCAACACCACCTGTAGGCATAATATGGGTCCACGGCATAGGCCCTTTAATGGCTTCAATGAATCCCGGTCCCCCGACCTGGCTGCCCGGAAACATTTTCACAATTTCAGCTCCAAGTTCTTCCGCTTTTGAAATTTCAGTCACCGATCCGCATCCTGGTGCCCACATAATCTTCCTGCGGTTACACACTTTGGCCATGTCCTCGTTCAGAACGGGTGAGACAATGAATCCCGCGCCCATCTGTATATAAATTGAGGCGGTTCCTGCATCCACCACGGATCCTGCTCCCAGGATCATTTCAGGAAGTTCCTGAAGTGCATATTTGTTGAGGTCGCGGAATACCTCATGGGCAAAATCGCCCCGGTTGGTAAATTCGAAAACCCTGATTCCACCGTCGTAGCAGGCTTTCAGTACCTGTTTGCACAGTTGAATGTCCTTGTGATAAAATACCGGCACAATTCCGGTTTCCATCATGGTGACTGCGACTTGTATGCGGGTAAAGCGGGACATGTTGTTTTGTTTGAGGTTTGTAGTTTGTAGTCTCAAAGTTGTTTCATGTTGTTTCAAAGTTGTTTCATGTTGTTTCAGGTTGTTTCGTTTTGTGGGTTAGGAATAGTTATTCAAAAATTTCGGAACAATTGTAATTATTTTGAAACCATATGAAACCATATGAAACCATATGAAACAACATAAAAAACACTTACCTGGAAACCCTCCCCGACCCGTCACCGCTCATCAGTTTTTCTACTTCATCAACGGTTACAAGGTTGAAATCGCCGGGTATGGTGTGTTTCAGGCATGAGGCGGCCACTGCAAAATCAAGTGCCTTCTGGTCGCTGTCATATGTATTCATACCATAAATAAGACCGCCCATAAAGGAATCTCCCCCTCCCACACGGTCCACAATATGTGTGATATCATAAACCGGGGCTATTAACAGGTCTATTCCGTTCCACAGCACTCCGCTCCAGGTGTTGTGATTAGCATTTACCGAACCGCGAAGCGTTATTACAACCTTTTTCGCATTGGGAAACCGGGTCATCAGCTGCCTGCAAACGGATTCATAATCTGAGGCATCCACATGGCCGCCAGTAATGTCTGCATTTTCAGGTTTGATACCGAATACTTTTTCGGCATCTTCTTCATTACCCAGGATGATATTGCAGCCTGAAACCAGTTCAGGCATTACTTCGGAAGCTTTTTTACCGTATTTCCAAAGGTTTTTTCTGTAATTAAGATCAGTTGATACAGTTATCCCCTTTTTATTTGCAGTTTTAATCGCTTCCAGGCACGCATCAGCGGCACCCTGTGAAATAGCAGGTGTTATGCCGGTCCAGTGAAACCATTGCACGTCTTCCAATGCCTTTTCCCAGTCGATCATTCCTTTTTCAATAGTAGCAATGGATGAATGGGCCCTGTCGTAAATCACCTTGCTGGCCCTTGCAACAGCTCCCGTTTCGAGGAAGTAAATACCGATTCTTTCACCGCCATAGATGATTTTTTCAATACCCACACCGAATTTTCTTAACTCCATGGTACAGGCAGCGGCAATATCATTTTCGGGAAGCCGGGTAATAAAATCAACAGGCATCCCAAAATTGGCAAGCGATACGGCAACATTGGCTTCTCCTCCACCAAAGCAAACGTTATATTGATGAGACTGTGAAAATCTCTCAAATCCTGGCGTAGAAAGGCGAAGCATAATTTCGCCGAAAGTTGCGACTTTGATCATGGGCTTTATTTATCAATCAAATTTATTCGATTTATTCATTTAATCGTAAATCGTAAATCGTAAATCGCAAATCGTAAATCGTAACCGGTTTTATTTTCTGAAGAAAGTAAGGATAAAAGCCAGTGTTATAAAACATGACAACACTATGAAACTGAGATGAAGCGACTGC
Coding sequences within:
- a CDS encoding bifunctional 4-hydroxy-2-oxoglutarate aldolase/2-dehydro-3-deoxy-phosphogluconate aldolase → MSRFTRIQVAVTMMETGIVPVFYHKDIQLCKQVLKACYDGGIRVFEFTNRGDFAHEVFRDLNKYALQELPEMILGAGSVVDAGTASIYIQMGAGFIVSPVLNEDMAKVCNRRKIMWAPGCGSVTEISKAEELGAEIVKMFPGSQVGGPGFIEAIKGPMPWTHIMPTGGVEPTEESLGAWFKAGAACVGMGSQLIKKGWLEKGDFGQITTICNYVLEIARKYK
- a CDS encoding tagaturonate epimerase family protein, with the translated sequence MKIDKYSFGTGDRFGKEGTAQLDAIREMNTLGIPVVPVWNKSNREHSIIGSVPAEVRDEAQRAVRSAGYTGNYFVDADHINLETVDRFISSSDFFTIDVAHFIGKKASEDEVADFVSHHGKYRKLAIPGIPDGPEIREDFLKKLAENYLVALHEVKKIYDRIITAKGPGTFITEVSVDEAEMVQGPVELFFILAELKHLDVEVQTIAPKFSGLFAKGIDYIGDTSAFSDEFENDVAVVKFAISELGLADSLKLSVHSGSDKFSIYPSIKKAIQKFDTGIHVKTAGTTWLEEVIGLAEAGKNGLAMAKEIYAKSFERFDELAGPYATVLKIDRSELPSPTEVDTWSSIHFADALTHDTRCSAYNPHFRQLIHVGYKIAAEMGQSFRDALDEHHEIIASRVKHNLLEKHLKRLFL
- a CDS encoding sugar kinase encodes the protein MIKVATFGEIMLRLSTPGFERFSQSHQYNVCFGGGEANVAVSLANFGMPVDFITRLPENDIAAACTMELRKFGVGIEKIIYGGERIGIYFLETGAVARASKVIYDRAHSSIATIEKGMIDWEKALEDVQWFHWTGITPAISQGAADACLEAIKTANKKGITVSTDLNYRKNLWKYGKKASEVMPELVSGCNIILGNEEDAEKVFGIKPENADITGGHVDASDYESVCRQLMTRFPNAKKVVITLRGSVNANHNTWSGVLWNGIDLLIAPVYDITHIVDRVGGGDSFMGGLIYGMNTYDSDQKALDFAVAASCLKHTIPGDFNLVTVDEVEKLMSGDGSGRVSR
- a CDS encoding Gfo/Idh/MocA family oxidoreductase, whose protein sequence is MTNTNNSRRDFIKKAGLGASALAIGGIGFPASSYARIVGANERMNFAMIGCYRRFNAYMDSLPKLTDDINVVYVCDVDKIRMADAQAKVSEKMGYKPDAEEDLRNILEDKKVDAVVIAIPDHWHAPATFMAVKAGKHVYLEKPCSHNPREGELLVDFQKKYNRVIQMGSQQRSAIETREIISEIHKGLLGETYMGLAFYSNSRGKVPNPLPVNPPPTLNWELFQGPAPRAQYMDVYFDYNWHWFWQYGTGETGNNAVHELDICRWALELDFPKRVSVIAGKQHYRDDGWTMYDTMDASFIFPNGKVIKWDGKSRSNYQTYGMDRGSIIYGSQGTAVLNRNGYKVFDLGGKLLLERKSEEVAQTTQPGGAGGMDGLHIMNFVNTIRGTAPQQNQPITEGAKSTLLGHLANISYRVNAPLELNETNGHILNNSEAMKLWERQYEKGWEPKL
- a CDS encoding Gfo/Idh/MocA family oxidoreductase yields the protein MNSRRNFIRNASLLTAFAFIPSSAFSVTGKRGPNDLIRVGLIGVNGMGFNDLTSFLKNPEVDLIAMCDVDKNLLEKRVVDLKDQGITKFPKRYFDYRKMLENKDIDVVIIGTPDHWHCLQFVDALSAGKHVYVEKPLGNSIAEINAMKKAVEKYGKMVQVGQWQRSQPHFVDAVSFLRSGKLGRIRTCKAWSYVDWKGPVPKIPNEPVPDGVDYEMWLGPAPLRPFNRNRFHFTWRWYWEYAGGLMTDWGVHLIDYILYGMNKPLPLSVMASGGKYAYPEDDMVTPDTLTAVYDFGDFTMIWEHTIGIGLGNWKRPHGMSYIGENGTLVLDRNGWEVFPEKDRMEAVPLQKNEGIGLDLHVRNFIDCLQNNTPQKLNAGIDIGKNVALVAQMGNIAYRTGEKIYWKQDSQTFNSASANKFITPEYQNGWKFPQS
- the uxaC gene encoding glucuronate isomerase; amino-acid sequence: MKKFLDENFLLETETAEYLYHQYAASLPIIDYHCHLSPKQISENRNFENITQSWLYGDHYKWRAMRTNGVDERYCSGEATDREKFDKWAETVPYTMRNPLYHWTHLELQRYFEIKELLSPLTADSIYNRTAEMLSHPDYSPVGLIRKMKVEVVCTTDDPIDSLEYHGKVKASHPEISMIPAWRPDKLLNIDNGGPFNDYIRNLESLTAIAITGFDTLLEAMDKRHEFFHSSGCRLSDHGLETFYTEPYTHSELNVILGKARQGLKISNEESLKFKSALLYEMAVMDHKRGWAQQFHIGAMRNNNTRMLKTIGPDGGFDSIGDYRYASAMSAFLDRLNLENKLTKTILYNLNPADNEIIATMAGNFQDGSFPGKIQFGAAWWFLDQKEGIEKQLNALSNLGLLSRFVGMLTDSRSLLSYPRHEYFRRILCNLIGRDVEKGELPDDKAWLGKIIEDVCYRNAKNYFNFKKEKS
- a CDS encoding aldo/keto reductase yields the protein MNHRRDFIKKSLIGLSGAALIPSAAQGTNFRLKEELPVRTLGKTGLKIPVLSMGTGDTNNPALVKSVLESGVKLFGTSTYYGNGNNEAMLGQVFKGLPRDSFMVATSSMPKGTDHQNGLFTDPSAGEAFKADIEASMKRLNVDYLDILFLPFAAKKESVFFEPLLRTMEDFKKSGKARYIGIATHSFSDQAVTAAADTGIYDVVMMAYNFRMNEAQAVKDAIDYGAKAGLGFIVMKSMAGGYWDSGRTQPINSQAALKWVLKNPNMHTVMSGMTTFDELQANLALLKDLNMTDQELKDLRLASAGEPGLFCLQCQDCRDQCKQNVDIPTLMRSYMYAYGYRNMHHARQTFDMAAGADACGECDNCSVVCSAGFDVKEKIRNISRIGDVPEEFLA